One genomic segment of Saccharomyces kudriavzevii IFO 1802 strain IFO1802 genome assembly, chromosome: 8 includes these proteins:
- the ARP1 gene encoding actin-related protein 1 (similar to Saccharomyces cerevisiae ARP1 (YHR129C); ancestral locus Anc_2.117) → MNQLSDSDALYNQPIVIDNGSGIIKVGFSGEERPKALEYSLVGHVKYEKVMLEGLQGDTFVGNKAQKLRGLLRLRYPMTHGVVEDWDSMELIWSYMLNEVLQLQNIEEHPLLITEAPMNPLKNREVMAQVLFETFNLPALYISNPAVLSLYASGRTTGCVVDCGEGYCSTVPIYDGFALPASIMRMDIGGRDITEQLQFQLRKSAGISLFSSSELEVVRMIKEKVCYLAKNIKKEEDRYLQGHHDLGSVFKLPDGKCIEIGNDRYRAPEILFSPQIIGSGYDGLSDMCMQSIWKVDLDLRKTLLSSIILSGGTTTLRGFGERMLHDLEALSKGTCKIKIIAPPERKYTTWVGGSILTGLSTFQKLWTKKSDWLEDNTRVFSNLM, encoded by the coding sequence ATGAACCAGTTAAGCGATAGCGATGCTTTGTACAATCAGCCGATAGTGATCGACAACGGTTCGGGCATTATTAAGGTAGGATTCAGTGGTGAGGAAAGACCCAAAGCTCTGGAATACTCTCTTGTGGGGCATgtaaaatatgaaaaagtCATGCTTGAAGGTCTTCAAGGAGATACATTTGTTGGAAACAAGGCCCAAAAATTGCGTGGCCTACTCAGATTACGATATCCCATGACGCATGGTGTCGTTGAAGATTGGGATTCCATGGAACTTATATGGTCGTATATGCTGAATGAAGTTCTACAGTTGCAAAATATAGAAGAGCATCCTTTATTAATTACGGAGGCACCGATGAaccctttgaaaaatagaGAAGTGATGGCTCAGGTTTTGTTCGAGACTTTTAATCTTCCAGCTTTGTATATTTCGAATCCTGCTGTTTTATCGCTATATGCTAGTGGAAGAACCACAGGTTGTGTGGTTGACTGCGGTGAAGGATATTGTAGTACGGTTCCCATATATGATGGTTTCGCATTACCTGCATCAATAATGAGAATGGATATCGGGGGAAGGGATATTACAGAGCAGTTACAGTTTCAGCTGCGAAAATCAGCTGGTATTTCACTGTTTTCCAGTAGTGAACTTGAAGTTGTCCGTAtgatcaaagaaaaggtttGTTATCTGGccaaaaatataaaaaaggaagaggatAGGTACTTGCAAGGCCATCATGATTTAGGGTCTGTGTTCAAACTACCTGATGGGAAGTGTATAGAGATTGGGAATGATCGTTATCGTGCCCCCgaaatattattttcccCTCAAATCATCGGCTCAGGATACGACGGTTTATCTGATATGTGTATGCAATCTATCTGGAAAGTCGATCTGGACTTAAGGAAAACTTTGCTGTCATCCATAATTTTGAGCGGCGGAACTACAACTCTTCGAGGGTTCGGAGAGCGCATGTTACATGATCTAGAAGCGCTATCTAAAGGAACGTGTAAGATAAAGATAATAGCACCTCcggaaagaaaatatactaCGTGGGTCGGAGGTTCTATTTTAACGGGGCTGTCTACCTTTCAAAAGCTTTGGACTAAAAAATCAGACTGGCTGGAGGATAACACCCGTGTGTTTTCCAACCTCATGTAA
- the SKDI08G1750 gene encoding uncharacterized protein (similar to Saccharomyces cerevisiae YHR131C and YNL144C; ancestral locus Anc_2.113) has product MALSLGGKLSMATNRIERLKSPSSSSTCSMDEVLITSSNNSSSICLDNLHQFPREGISGQISVFKETASSPAALFLKQDLYEYIDPLPAYPPSYDSVNPNKEVRFATFGDAAPCLKTSLPPLYAPAVYDLSLISLKSERLSPYEVSSNRNWKNFIIEINSTQLNFYHLDESLTKHIRNYSSGESKTEKEDRNHSDSSHRNDQSQHLHHRLFTLPTRSASEFKKSDEERISYRLKRDRSRYLTDEALYKSFTLQGARFGIPTDYTKKSFVLRMSCESEQFLLKFSHVDDMINWSMYFSLGISVSLDLEIREYPDYRIVPRRRRRRRRRRRRHTNRSESSMGSFSQRFIRSNFRPDLVQRYSTGSSTNNGTNVRERSNTFTSGLLDHYRTALSPAAADALVPSAASTEVDDNISVESAKSSPGCSVSRSIASRSLKFKIKNFFRPKNSSQTENLRRLRSNSSNLNSLIETEEEDEQHELSGESIPVNATTKVEGPPYRNKAVPLPQRQLLRREISEEVVPIRFPSDVEEKPVSSISILINTVSSNKRSPVDGCDIMLRSQNAVMKEELRHVASNLVTNGKNELPVRDSSQSSFMYMSEINSIGESATDLSQRSRPVSFAANCSQVNCDESATETDEDEGDNDTDDDGDSGHVYGSEGDYSSLMEQRMRSRRRASSTLSCVSNIPYGSDDVKWKPSVKEVSRRRYLRDSLKCIKPFLDNNDCLGKVIYIPVSSPALETSNKVHANQNRSLQKLRNHFLKGFIVGPTALIEFNCKNKSAIAGMAKDIEDHVEEDGGEDDDGEDDDDDDDDDEGDEDDDDDHDDDDDDDDDDDDDDDEGDEEGITARPVM; this is encoded by the coding sequence ATGGCTCTGTCATTGGGGGGCAAATTATCCATGGCGACTAATAGGATTGAGAGGTTGAAATCACcctcatcttcatcaacgTGCTCGATGGACGAGGTTCTCATTACTTCAAGTAACAACAGCAGTTCCATATGTTTGGACAATTTACACCAGTTTCCTCGGGAAGGCATCTCTGGTCAAATAAGTGTTTTCAAAGAGACTGCTTCTTCGCCTGCTGCTCTTTTTCTTAAGCAAGACCTTTACGAGTATATAGATCCCCTTCCTGCTTATCCGCCGAGCTATGATTCGGTAAATCCTAACAAAGAAGTCCGCTTTGCAACATTTGGCGACGCTGCTCCATGTCTCAAGACTTCTTTACCCCCTTTATATGCGCCTGCGGTATATGACTTgtctttgatttccttgAAATCGGAAAGACTATCTCCTTATGAAGTTTCCAGTAACAGGAACTGGAAAAACTTCATTATTGAGATTAATTCGACCCAGCTAAATTTTTATCACCTTGATGAATCTTTGACTAAACATATTAGGAATTATTCAAGTGGGGAATcgaaaactgaaaaagagGATAGAAATCACAGCGACTCGTCACACCGCAACGATCAATCACAGCATTTGCATCACCGATTATTTACTTTGCCGACAAGATCTGCTTCtgaattcaagaaatcagACGAAGAACGTATTTCTTATAGACTTAAACGTGACCGGTCTCGATACTTGACCGATGAGGCTCTTTATAAATCGTTCACTTTACAGGGTGCAAGATTTGGCATACCAACAGATTATACCAAGAAAAGTTTCGTATTAAGAATGTCTTGTGAAAGCGAACAGTTTTTACTGAAGTTTTCTCATGTAGATGACATGATTAACTGGTCTATGTACTTTTCTCTCGGTATATCGGTATCATTAGATCTAGAAATTAGGGAATATCCAGATTATAGAATCGTTCCCAggagaaggagaaggagaaggaggagaagaagaaggcaCACTAATAGAAGTGAAAGTTCAATGGGGTCCTTTTCACAAAGATTCATTCGTTCTAACTTCAGACCAGATTTAGTTCAAAGATATAGTACCGGATCCAGCACCAATAACGGAACTAACGTCAGAGAGCGTTCTAATACTTTCACGTCCGGTTTGTTAGATCATTACCGCACGGCTTTGTCACCAGCCGCGGCTGATGCACTAGTTCCCTCTGCTGCATCTACAGAAGttgatgataatatttCCGTTGAATCAGCAAAATCTTCACCTGGATGCTCAGTTTCCCGTTCGATTGCATCTAGAAGTTTGAAGTTTAAAATTAAGAACTTTTTTAGACccaaaaattcttcacAAACAGAGAATCTCCGCAGACTCAGGTCAAACTCAAGCAATTTAAACAGCCTTATTGAAacggaagaagaagatgaacaACACGAACTGAGTGGAGAGAGTATTCCGGTGAATGCTACCACCAAAGTGGAGGGCCCGCCATACAGGAATAAAGCCGTTCCGCTACCTCAGAGACAACTATTGAGACGCGAAATTAGTGAGGAAGTTGTCCCTATTAGGTTTCCAAGTGATGTTGAGGAGAAACCAGTTTCTTCGATTTCTATATTGATTAATACCGTATCTTCCAATAAGCGGTCACCTGTCGATGGCTGCGATATCATGCTGCGATCACAAAATGCAGTTATGAAAGAGGAGTTACGGCATGTTGCTTCAAATTTAGTAACCAATGGAAAGAATGAGCTTCCAGTTAGAGATTCTTCTCAAAGTTCCTTTATGTATATGTCAGAAATAAACTCTATTGGAGAGTCCGCTACGGATTTGTCTCAAAGGAGTAGGCCAGTTTCTTTCGCAGCAAACTGCTCCCAGGTAAATTGCGATGAAAGCGCTACTGAGACTGATGAGGACGAAGGTGATAATGATACtgacgatgatggtgatagTGGTCACGTTTACGGTAGTGAAGGTGACTATTCGAGCCTCATGGAACAAAGGATGAGAAGTAGAAGACGGGCGTCTTCTACTTTAAGCTGCGTATCAAATATTCCTTATGGATCGGATGATGTGAAATGGAAACCATCTGTTAAAGAAGTTTCAAGAAGGCGTTACTTGAGAGATTCCTTGAAGTGCATTAAACCATTTCTAGATAACAATGACTGTTTGGGCAAAGTTATTTATATCCCGGTTTCCAGTCCTGCACTTGAGACCAGTAATAAAGTTCATGCTAACCAAAACCGGAGTCTGCAAAAATTaagaaatcattttttgaaaggctTCATTGTTGGGCCTACAGCGTTGATAGAGTTTAACTGTAAAAACAAGAGCGCAATTGCTGGAATGGCGAAAGATATAGAAGATCACGTTGAGGAAGATGGTGGggaggatgatgatggtgaagacgatgacgacgacgacgacgatgacgagGGCGACgaagacgacgatgatgaccatgacgatgatgatgacgatgatgatgatgatgatgatgatgatgacgaaggTGATGAGGAGGGCATTACTGCACGACCTGTGATGTAG
- the ECM14 gene encoding putative metallocarboxypeptidase (similar to Saccharomyces cerevisiae ECM14 (YHR132C); ancestral locus Anc_2.110), with the protein MNPLWSCVFFVLAAVAGAVHGPQEDYSDYAVYRFNSADHPTLVKDVIEPLTDDYDVWTRSNEFIDIKLPKKIGEQVKDGHVILDDMDQLIQDTLPTEHMMARDQAVFESDYDFFFNEYRDLDTIYMWLDLLERSFPNLVNVEHLGKTFENRELKALHISGNNPESNPEKKTIVITGGIHAREWISVSTVCWTIYQLLNRYGSSKKETKYLDNLDFLIIPVFNPDGYAYTWSHDRLWRKNRQRTHVPQCFGIDIDHSFGFQWEKAHTHACSEEYSGETPFEALEASAWNKYINETKGDYKIYGYIDMHSYSQEILYPYAYSCDALPRDLENLLELSYGLSKAIRSKSGRNYDVISACKDRGSDIFPGLGAGSALDFMYHHRAHWAFQLKLRDTGNHGFLLPPEHIKPVGKETYAALKYFCDFLLDPEI; encoded by the coding sequence ATGAATCCATTGTGGAGttgtgttttttttgtgcTGGCAGCAGTGGCTGGAGCTGTTCACGGACCACAGGAGGACTATAGTGACTACGCCGTCTATAGGTTCAATTCAGCCGACCACCCTACATTAGTGAAGGATGTAATCGAACCTTTGACCGATGATTACGATGTATGGACAAGAAGCAATGAGTTTATCGATATTAAATTGCCCAAAAAAATAGGCGAGCAGGTAAAAGATGGCCATGTAATCTTAGATGACATGGACCAATTAATACAAGATACACTGCCCACTGAACATATGATGGCACGCGACCAGGCAGTTTTTGAGAGTGACtatgatttcttctttaatgAATATAGAGACTTGGATACCATTTATATGTGGTTGGATCTTCTGGAACGAAGCTTCCCCAATTTGGTTAACGTTGAACATTTGGGGAAAACGTTTGAAAACAGAGAGCTAAAAGCCCTGCATATATCTGGAAACAATCCTGAATCCAACCcggaaaagaagacaatTGTCATTACAGGCGGAATACACGCCAGGGAGTGGATTAGTGTGAGTACTGTCTGTTGGACGATTTATCAGTTGTTGAATCGATATGGGTCttccaaaaaggaaaccaAGTACCTAGACAATTTGGACTTTTTGATTATACCTGTTTTTAATCCAGATGGATACGCGTACACATGGTCTCACGACAGATTGTGGCGTAAAAATCGTCAAAGAACTCACGTTCCCCAATGTTTCGGGATTGACATTGACCATTCTTTTGGTTTCCAATGGGAAAAGGCTCACACTCATGCGTGCAGCGAAGAGTATAGTGGAGAAACTCCTTTCGAAGCTTTGGAAGCGTCTGCTTGGAACAAGTATATCAATGAAACGAAAGGCGATTACAAAATTTATGGTTACATTGATATGCATTCGTATTCACAGGAAATATTGTATCCCTACGCATATTCATGCGATGCCTTGCCCAGAGACTTGGAAAACCTGTTGGAATTGTCGTATGGCTTATCCAAGGCCATACGTTCAAAGTCGGGCAGAAACTACGACGTGATTTCCGCATGCAAGGACCGTGGCTCTGACATATTCCCTGGCCTTGGTGCTGGTTCTGCCTTGGATTTTATGTACCACCACAGGGCGCATTGGGCGTTCCAATTGAAATTGAGGGACACGGGGAATCATGGGTTTTTACTACCCCCGGAGCACATCAAACCTGTAGGTAAAGAGACTTATGCGGCGTTGAAGTACTTCTGTGACTTTCTACTAGACCCAGAAATATAA
- the IGO2 gene encoding phosphatase regulator (similar to Saccharomyces cerevisiae IGO2 (YHR132W-A) and IGO1 (YNL157W); ancestral locus Anc_2.109): protein MSEDLSPTSSRVDLSNPHGFTKEGVDLSKLSPQELKLYKMYGKLPSKKDLLRHKMQDRQYFDSGDYALKKAGVIKSDDVIVNNSSNNLPVTNPSGLRESIIRRRMSSSSGGGSISRQGSISSGPPPRSPNK from the coding sequence ATGTCAGAGGACCTTTCACCTACAAGCAGTAGGGTAGACTTGAGCAATCCTCACGGATTTACCAAAGAGGGAGTGGATTTATCGAAATTGTCACCCCAAGAACTGAAACTCTACAAAATGTACGGGAAGCTTCCATCCAAGAAAGATCTGTTGAGGCATAAAATGCAAGACCGCCAATATTTTGACAGCGGTGATTATGCGTTGAAGAAGGCCGGTGTTATCAAATCCGACGATGTTATCGTAAATAATTCCAGCAATAATCTACCAGTCACCAACCCCAGCGGTTTAAGGGAGTCTATTATCAGAAGACGCATGAGTAGTAGTAGCGGTGGCGGTTCCATTTCGAGGCAAGGAAGCATCTCAAGTGGGCCTCCACCAAGATCTccaaataaataa
- the NSG1 gene encoding Nsg1p (similar to Saccharomyces cerevisiae NSG1 (YHR133C) and NSG2 (YNL156C); ancestral locus Anc_2.108), with translation MGKKKSKSQVHANGTNSVAATKRETSLPPLGNKVGSASFTAINTLTKPALFSFYDEDITRNEGNVYDKALLSNASQLEMVPPSIAVRHERSSYAKIINFVAALFILFISGILFPMISECLFDNDQLVKGVIVSFLKHGITIKNRIVAEPDMVPDWAVFGTEGIIFGSIVPFIDSFVRHKRLPNTRSIAYKNTLGSFIRCANTLLGIIFGIRKIEWSSSLQAAGAWSLLNIVLWLFFDGTLTVLFPGLAIGVISSLCCAQYTSQLSQTLYFIDFYFFGFLMFSKLGRYLFN, from the coding sequence ATggggaagaagaaaagcaagagCCAGGTACATGCTAACGGCACTAATAGTGTCGCCGCGACCAAGAGAGAGACATCTTTACCTCCTTTGGGTAATAAGGTGGGTAGTGCAAGTTTCACGGCTATAAATACGTTAACCAAACCCGCactgttttcattttatgaTGAAGACATCACCAGAAATGAAGGTAACGTATATGATAAGGCTTTACTGTCTAATGCTTCTCAATTAGAAATGGTTCCACCTTCCATCGCTGTGAGGCATGAACGATCATCTTATGCgaaaatcatcaatttcgTTGCAGCGCTCTTTATTCTATTCATATCAGGTATTCTCTTCCCCATGATATCAGAGTGTTTGTTTGATAATGACCAATTGGTGAAGGGAGTTATCGTGTCTTTTTTAAAGCATGGCATAACGATAAAAAACAGGATTGTTGCGGAACCTGACATGGTACCAGATTGGGCAGTCTTTGGAACTGAGGGCATTATCTTTGGATCTATAGTACCGTTCATCGACTCTTTTGTACGCCACAAACGCCTCCCAAACACCAGGTCGATTGCTTATAAAAATACGTTGGGATCATTCATCAGATGTGCCAACACTCTTTTGGGGATTATATTTGGCATTAGGAAAATTGAATGGTCTTCTTCTCTGCAAGCAGCCGGTGCGTGGAGCTTGTTGAACATTGTCTTGTGGTTGTTCTTTGACGGCACTTTGACTGTTCTGTTTCCAGGTCTCGCGATTGGAGTGATTAGTTCATTGTGTTGCGCACAATATACCTCGCAATTGTCACAAACCCTATATTTTATAGacttctatttttttggctttctAATGTTCAGCAAATTGGGTAGGTATCTATTCAATTAG
- the WSS1 gene encoding metalloendopeptidase WSS1 (similar to Saccharomyces cerevisiae WSS1 (YHR134W); ancestral locus Anc_2.107), translating to MTGSQRLATHNNPHIQKVAVLQRKPHQEDALLLIKKIAHKVSYLMKENHFKVVSLVEFYPRDQRLLGMNVNHGFKIMLRLRCPTDEFQFLPIESIMGTMLHELTHNLFGPHDKTFYDKLDALIGRQWVIEQRGLYDTFLGNGKRLGGRSNVRSNRYPVTGISTDTERVRRRGKGIKLGSLSSPGLSPMNRGKSPREMAALAAERRYKDDRWCGESKNNKDQIISDNNDDLLEVVVLEDEQEPPRDTTEVIDLT from the coding sequence ATGACCGGATCTCAGAGATTGGCCACTCACAATAATCCGCACATCCAAAAAGTAGCCGTATTGCAACGTAAGCCCCACCAGGAAGATGCACTGCTcttaataaagaaaattgcaCACAAAGTGTCCTACTTAATGAAGGAAAACCATTTCAAGGTGGTCAGCCTGGTGGAATTCTATCCACGCGATCAAAGGCTTTTGGGGATGAACGTCAATCATGGGTTTAAGATTATGCTACGGTTACGATGCCCCACGGATGAGTTCCAATTCTTGCCTATAGAATCGATAATGGGCACCATGTTACACGAATTAACTCACAACTTATTTGGACCACACGACAAGACGTTTTACGATAAGTTGGACGCTTTGATTGGAAGACAATGGGTTATTGAGCAGAGAGGACTGTATGATACATTTTTGGGGAACGGCAAACGTCTTGGTGGAAGATCAAACGTACGTTCGAATAGGTACCCCGTGACAGGGATAAGTACCGATACGGAAAGAGTGAGACGAAGGGGCAAAGGTATTAAGTTGGGGAGTCTGAGTTCGCCGGGCCTTTCTCCTATGAACAGGGGCAAATCTCCAAGAGAGATGGCTGCCTTGGCAGCCGAAAGAAGATATAAAGACGATCGTTGGTGTGGTGAGAGTAAAAATAACAAGGATCAAATAATTAGTGATAATAATGACGACTTATTGGAAGTTGTGGTACTCGAGGATGAGCAGGAACCTCCGAGAGACACTACTGAAGTTATTGATCTTACGTAA
- the YCK1 gene encoding serine/threonine protein kinase YCK1 (similar to Saccharomyces cerevisiae YCK1 (YHR135C) and YCK2 (YNL154C); ancestral locus Anc_2.105) has translation MSMPMASTTLAVNNLTNTNIGANANKHFYHQAVDSPARSSMTATTAANSNGNSARDDSTIVGLHYKIGKKIGEGSFGVLFEGTNMINGVPVAIKFEPRKTEAPQLRDEYKTYKILNGTPNIPYAYYFGQEGLHNILVIDLLGPSLEDLFDWCGRKFSAKTVVQVAVQMITLIEDLHAHDLIYRDIKPDNFLIGRPGQPDANNIHLIDFGMAKQYRDPKTKQHIPYREKKSLSGTARYMSINTHLGREQSRRDDMEALGHVFFYFLRGHLPWQGLKAPNNKQKYEKIGEKKRSTNVYDLAQGLPVQFGRYLEIVRSLSFEECPDYEGYRKLLLSALDDLGENADGQYDWMKLNDGRGWDLSINKKPNLHGYGHPNPPNEKSRKHRNKQLQIQQLQLQQQQQQQQQLQQQQQLQQQQQQAQKNEADLRNPQYKPKLDPTSYEAYQHQTQQKYLQEQQKRQQQQQLQEQQLQEQHQQQLHAPGQSQSQSQPQPQTQPQSQQFGAAHYRPQQQPAAALRTPQQQLNDESSSLAASHKGFFQKLGCC, from the coding sequence ATGTCCATGCCTATGGCAAGCACCACCCTAGCAGTTAACAATCTCACCAACACGAACATAGGCGCAAACGCTAACAAACACTTTTACCACCAGGCCGTCGATTCGCCCGCAAGATCCTCAATGACCGCCACGACCGCCGCCAACTCCAACGGCAACTCCGCCAGAGATGACTCTACCATCGTCGGTCTGCATTATAAGATCGGCAAAAAAATAGGCGAAGGTTCCTTTGGTGTCCTGTTCGAAGGTACCAATATGATCAACGGCGTGCCTGTCGCCATCAAATTCGAGCCCAGGAAAACCGAGGCCCCTCAACTGAGAGATGAGTACAAGACCTACAAGATTCTTAATGGTACGCCGAATATCCCGTACGCGTACTACTTCGGTCAGGAAGGCCTGCACAATATTTTGGTCATTGACCTGTTGGGACCCTCTTTGGAAGACCTATTCGATTGGTGCGGGAGGAAATTTTCCGCGAAAACCGTCGTTCAAGTGGCTGTGCAAATGATTACTTTGATCGAAGATTTGCACGCCCATGACCTGATCTATCGTGACATTAAGCCGGACAACTTCTTGATTGGAAGGCCCGGTCAACCCGACGCAAACAACATCCACTTGATTGACTTCGGCATGGCCAAACAGTACCGTGACCCAAAGACCAAGCAGCACATCCCATacagagagaaaaaatcgcTAAGCGGCACCGCCAGATATATGTCCATCAACACTCATTTGGGCAGAGAACAATCCAGAAGAGACGATATGGAGGCCCTGGGTCacgttttcttttattttctgaGAGGCCACCTGCCTTGGCAGGGCCTAAAGGCACCGAACAATAAGCAGAAATACGAAAAAATcggtgaaaagaaaaggtcTACCAACGTCTACGATCTAGCTCAAGGTTTGCCTGTACAATTTGGTAGGTATCTGGAAATCGTTAGAAGTCTTTCCTTTGAAGAATGTCCCGATTATGAAGGTTATAGAAAGCTGCTGCTATCCGCACTTGATGATTTAGGCGAAAATGCAGACGGCCAATACGATTGGATGAAACTGAATGACGGCCGTGGCTGGGATCTGAGTATAAACAAGAAACCAAATCTGCATGGCTACGGCCATCCAAATCCcccaaatgaaaaatcaagaaagcaTAGGAATAAACAGCTTCAAATCCAACAACTCCAACtccaacagcaacaacagcaacaacagcaactccaacagcaacagcaactccaacaacaacagcagcaggCCCAGAAAAATGAAGCCGACTTGCGCAATCCTCAGTATAAGCCAAAGCTAGACCCTACTTCCTATGAAGCATACCAGCATCAAACCCAGCAGAAGTATTTGCAAGAGCAACAAAAGAggcagcagcaacagcaactaCAGGAACAACAACTGCAAGAGCAACACCAGCAACAGCTACATGCTCCCGGTCAATCTCAATCCCAGTCTCAGCCTCAACCTCAGACACAACCTCAATCTCAGCAATTTGGTGCCGCTCATTATCGGCCACAACAGCAGCCCGCTGCTGCCCTGAGAACTCCTCAACAACAGCTAAATGATGAGAGCTCAAGCTTAGCCGCTTCTCACAAGGGGTTTTTCCAGAAATTGGGTTGTtgctaa
- the SPL2 gene encoding Spl2p (similar to Saccharomyces cerevisiae SPL2 (YHR136C); ancestral locus Anc_2.103), translating to MATAVSQQEQQHEQQHKGRRLSEEVVSLLRLKESKRLNPAPHYAPRRASQSQSLSESTFKQYNEYVNEKDSNKSQLSKAAAEFNKHAHDFWENDCVIDEDIFEDSSDEEQS from the coding sequence ATGGCAACGGCGGTTTCACAACAAGAGCAGCAGCATGAACAGCAGCACAAGGGCAGAAGGCTCTCCGAGGAGGTCGTCTCTCTGCTGAGGCTCAAGGAGTCCAAGAGACTCAACCCAGCCCCTCACTACGCTCCGCGCAGAGCGTCGCAATCACAGTCGCTGAGCGAGTCCACTTTTAAACAATACAACGAGTACGTCAACGAGAAAGATTCGAACAAGTCGCAGCTGAGTAAGGCGGCTGCCGAATTTAACAAGCACGCTCACGATTTCTGGGAGAACGATTGTGTCATTGACGAAGACATCTTCGAAGACTCCTCCGACGAAGAGCAATCGTGA